The Methanoregula boonei 6A8 genome has a window encoding:
- a CDS encoding heparan-alpha-glucosaminide N-acetyltransferase domain-containing protein has protein sequence MSSGVWPVSGKKFRDRPVDLLRGIAIVLMVGANTIPYLLAPPVPFGIRVLSSLAAPLFILLSGMMVALSCTQKRRPFPYFLIRGGMVILVAALLEALVWDVVPGVSMDVLFLIGISLPVAYLFLCLPRPARWGIVAAIFCLTPFVEFIVGYPALPLQVPLAGFWDAIAGGLLPAAAGDWIAGGWFPLFPWLGVALLGAELGTVRWTRDGIQSFATGRAAAIALLVLCSGILLWAAYPGTQLARYGYAELFYPPVPGFFVFAAGAILCLFVIADCIPPARIPAPLTLMGGCSLAIYVLHSAVIAWIIEPPGILLPLPAFLLCTGVFLFGMYAFACLMNRIRGMAGGSFVARFLCGG, from the coding sequence ATGTCATCCGGGGTCTGGCCGGTATCCGGTAAAAAATTCCGCGATCGCCCGGTCGATCTCCTCCGCGGGATTGCTATCGTACTGATGGTGGGGGCAAACACCATCCCGTACCTTCTGGCACCACCGGTCCCGTTTGGCATCCGGGTCCTTTCCTCGCTTGCCGCCCCGCTCTTTATCCTGCTCTCGGGAATGATGGTTGCCCTGTCCTGTACGCAAAAAAGGCGCCCCTTCCCTTATTTCCTCATCCGGGGCGGGATGGTGATCCTTGTTGCCGCCCTGCTTGAAGCGCTCGTCTGGGACGTTGTCCCGGGAGTCAGCATGGACGTCCTGTTTTTGATCGGGATCTCGCTCCCGGTGGCGTACCTCTTCCTCTGCCTCCCCCGCCCGGCCCGGTGGGGGATCGTAGCTGCCATCTTCTGCCTGACCCCGTTTGTGGAGTTTATCGTTGGCTACCCGGCACTCCCGCTGCAGGTACCGCTTGCCGGCTTCTGGGATGCCATCGCAGGAGGGCTTCTCCCTGCCGCAGCCGGGGACTGGATCGCGGGCGGCTGGTTCCCGCTCTTTCCCTGGCTGGGTGTTGCGCTCCTCGGGGCCGAGCTTGGAACAGTCCGCTGGACCCGCGACGGTATACAATCCTTTGCAACCGGCAGGGCTGCAGCCATCGCGCTCCTGGTACTGTGCTCCGGCATCCTGCTCTGGGCAGCATATCCCGGTACACAGCTGGCCAGGTACGGCTATGCCGAGCTCTTCTACCCGCCGGTGCCGGGCTTTTTTGTCTTTGCCGCCGGGGCGATCCTGTGTCTTTTTGTGATCGCTGACTGCATCCCGCCGGCCCGGATCCCGGCCCCGCTCACGCTCATGGGCGGGTGCTCTCTTGCCATCTACGTGCTCCACTCGGCAGTGATCGCGTGGATCATTGAACCACCCGGCATCCTGCTCCCGCTCCCGGCCTTTCTCTTGTGCACCGGTGTCTTTCTTTTCGGGATGTACGCTTTTGCCTGCCTCATGAACCGGATCCGGGGCATGGCCGGCGGGTCGTTTGTGGCAAGGTTCCTGTGCGGAGGATAA
- a CDS encoding response regulator has translation MERKTQILIVEDELIVAENLRLALAGMGYEVPEPAGDSSTAIERAASLCPDLILMDIVLEGSGLDGIETAERIAKIMDVPVIFVTAHSDKKTLSRVKATGPYAYILKPFNERELAFAIELALERYRLDCEIKKRDSLLLATSFAIEWFLRRQPPVAQADPAYEKNLSAGIMDILEHIGFAVHAASVCIFRLNPGNGGRDGAAVQYLWVDPGVTASGKVSFSRSDNLTFTTLLWRSLLGSGNAIACDVESLPGHERQFFSDRGIASVAVLPLFRNDSLWGFVGFSDITSREWSDSEMEALQIAGNLIGAVLG, from the coding sequence ATGGAGAGAAAAACACAGATACTGATCGTAGAAGACGAACTTATCGTTGCCGAGAACCTGCGCCTGGCACTTGCCGGGATGGGGTACGAGGTTCCCGAGCCCGCAGGGGACAGCAGCACGGCAATAGAACGGGCTGCCAGCCTCTGCCCCGACCTGATCCTCATGGACATCGTGCTCGAAGGATCGGGCCTTGACGGGATCGAAACTGCAGAGAGAATAGCAAAGATCATGGATGTCCCGGTCATCTTTGTCACCGCCCATTCCGACAAAAAGACGTTATCACGGGTAAAAGCCACCGGGCCGTACGCCTACATCCTCAAGCCGTTCAACGAGCGGGAACTTGCCTTTGCAATCGAACTTGCCCTGGAGAGGTACCGCCTTGATTGCGAGATAAAAAAACGCGATTCCCTGCTTTTGGCCACCAGTTTTGCCATAGAATGGTTCCTGCGCCGCCAGCCCCCGGTGGCACAGGCCGATCCCGCGTACGAGAAAAACCTCTCCGCAGGCATCATGGATATTCTCGAACATATCGGGTTTGCCGTACATGCGGCAAGCGTGTGCATCTTCCGGTTGAACCCGGGAAACGGGGGGCGGGACGGGGCGGCCGTGCAGTACCTCTGGGTGGATCCCGGCGTGACAGCAAGCGGGAAGGTCTCGTTCTCCCGCTCCGACAACCTCACGTTCACAACCCTCCTGTGGCGATCGCTTCTCGGGAGCGGCAATGCCATTGCCTGCGATGTGGAGAGCCTGCCCGGGCACGAGCGGCAATTTTTTTCAGACCGGGGGATTGCTTCTGTTGCAGTGCTGCCCCTGTTCCGGAACGATTCGCTCTGGGGCTTTGTGGGATTCTCCGATATCACCAGCCGCGAGTGGTCGGACAGCGAGATGGAGGCACTCCAGATCGCCGGGAACCTTATCGGTGCAGTCCTCGGATAA